Proteins co-encoded in one Thamnophis elegans isolate rThaEle1 chromosome 1, rThaEle1.pri, whole genome shotgun sequence genomic window:
- the LOC116522503 gene encoding malignant fibrous histiocytoma-amplified sequence 1 homolog, whose product MSEHRSRQEVNEVILSRLRLRVLPLEVLQNNSIEILNLDRNKLKHVTGISSLYNLKKLILSKNALTDFPVEIQNLIHLEKLELNQNQIRGIPEGIFCSLPKLKHLRLNNNHLDSLPKDLRSCRDSLQYLNLSTNAFQAIPQVVLELKNLQEFYVQNNFLHQLPKEMFTELSLKMFKVSGNSLREPPDEVCAGGIKQIVSYFNQLQNGQAEEDKRVKTMFLGTSLAGKSTVCKSLKQRQVVHLSMEERTIGIEISEFHIQGFTFLFWDFAGQLEYYVTHHMFITSQALVILVINLHQYQRTSDSFKDLVGFWISNLFMQVPNSVVLPVGTHVDACSEEEVEEKKKDIMSKIQAMLEERQTNLTHLIANLEDNEESEFYEDQWTRVKEMENCTLTILDLVPVNCMDYLDIKKLEEIILEHVKNEEFFPNVIQVLPPIYKQVEAAIVDMMQINEELTEHGMVNFNLLHSKLFRQYHLDRELLRDILRYLHRIGLIVWYEKIKQLKDTVFLRPTILITLFKTLVRYGLMQQLESISVDILIGERATIRDRANWALTFKSKAILCQKAMRALLKQQLSLDNMVDIFEEMVGSRFQKGKLFSLLEHFEICLEIRNVEGLNPRARTFIPGEPWETLPNLEKDTHYLFPNYLNQSQEVSARWGEDQKEDLHIRLYFSPEIPEGFFQRLMVKACSFFSTHWVAKAICLLICSGTPLLIKANNQKGYSYIELRCRKPGERTGFQLAWDFIIAIISINQKLLEEWPGLHLCIKAPCRTVGCPAEFVWPDLEDKMPVFKEDIKTCGICAHRFETELLLPKVPNKPSRTEVPSQYYITSYGNATFGTSTVHVERQNILDK is encoded by the exons ATGTCTGAGCACAGATCTC GGCAAGAAGTCAACGAAGTTATCCTTTCCAGATTAAGACTCCGAGTTCTTCCGCTTGAAGTGCTACAAAATAACAGTATAGAGATCCTGAATTTGGACCGGAACAAACTGAAACATGTCACTGGGATTTCAAGCCTTTACAACCTGAAAAAATTGATTTTGTCGAAAAATGCTCTGACAGATTTCCCAGTGGAAATCCAGAACCTGATCCATCTGGAGAAGCTCGAGCTCAATCAAAATCAAATCCGAGGTATCCCAGAGGGGATCTTCTGTTCTCTCCCTAAGTTAAAACATCTTCGACTTAACAACAACCATTTAGACAGCCTTCCTAAGGATTTACGTTCCTGCCGGGACTCTCTCCAGTATCTGAACTTGTCTACAAATGCATTTCAAGCCATCCCTCAAGTAGTCTTGGAGTTGAAAAACTTGCAAGAATTCTACGTGCAAAACAATTTTTTGCATCAGCTCCCCAAAGAGATGTTCACAGAGCTGTCCCTGAAGATGTTCAAAGTAAGTGGGAACTCACTGAGGGAACCCCCAGATGAAGTATGCGCAGGGGGTATCAAGCAGATCGTCAGTTACTTCAACCAGCTACAGAACGGCCAAGCTGAGGAAGACAAGCGTGTCAAGACAATGTTTTTGGGGACATCCTTAGCAGGAAAGTCTACAGTGTGCAAAAGCTTAAAGCAGAGACAAGTTGTTCATCTATCCATGGAAGAACGCACCATTGGGATTGAGATAAGCGAGTTCCATATCCAAGGCTTCACCTTTCTCTTTTGGGATTTTGCTGGCCAGCTGGAATACTATGTGACCCACCATATGTTCATTACTTCACAAGCCCTTGTCATCTTGGTCATTAACCTTCACCA GTATCAGCGTACCAGCGACTCCTTCAAGGATCTTGTTGGATTTTGGATTAGCAACCTCTTTATGCAAGTGCCAAATTCTGTAGTCCTTCCTGTAGGGACTCACGTGGACGCTTGTTCAGAAGAGGaggttgaagaaaagaaaaaggatatCATGTCCAAGATACAGGCCATGCTGGAGGAGAGACAGACCAACCTAACTCACCTTATTGCTAACCTGGAAGACAATGAGGAATCGGAGTTCTATGAAGACCAGTGGACTCGagtgaaagaaatggaaaattgcACCCTTACA ATTCTAGATCTTGTTCCTGTCAACTGCATGGATTACCTGGATATTAAAAAACTGGAAGAAATCATTTTGGAGCACGTCAAGAACGAAGAGTTCTTCCCCAATGTCATCCAAGTGCTCCCCCCTATCTATAAACAAGTAGAAGCAGCAATTGTGGATATGATGCAAATTAACGAAGAGCTCACCGAACATG GGATGGTGAATTTCAATCTTTTACACAGCAAGCTCTTCCGGCAATATCATTTGGATAGAGAGCTTCTGCGGGATATTTTGAGATACCTTCATCGCATTGGATTAATTGTATGGTATGAAAAGATCAAGCAGCTGAAGGACACAGTGTTCTTACGTCCAACTATTCTGATCACTCTCTTCAAA aCTCTTGTGAGGTATGGTCTAATGCAACAGCTGGAGAGCATTTCTGTGGACATCTTGATAGGAGAACGTGCCACCATCCGAGACCGGGCCAATTGGGCATTGACGTTTAAATCCAAAGCCATCCTATGCCAGAAAGCCATGAGAGCTTTGCTTAAACAGCAGCTTTCTTTAGACAACATGGTAGACATCTTTGAGGAAATGGTGGGAAGCAGATTCCAGAAGGGGAAACTCTTCAGCCTACTTGAGCACTTTGAGATCTGCCTGGAGATCAGAAATGTAGAAGGACTTAATCCCAGAGCCAGAACATTTATACCTGGGGAGCCATGGGAAACGCTGCCAAACCTGGAGAAGGACACACACTACTTATTTCCCAACTATCTCAATCAAAGCCAGGAGGTTTCAGCAAGGTGGGGAGAAGATCAAAAAGAGGACTTGCATATTCGCTTGTACTTTTCTCCTGAGATCCCAGAGGGCTTCTTCCAAAG ACTCATGGTGAAAGCTTGTTCCTTCTTTTCAACTCACTGGGTTGCTAAAGCCATCTGCCTGCTCATATGTAGTGGCACACCTTTACTGATCAAAGCAAATAACCAAAAGGGTTACAGCTACATTGAGCTCAGGTGtagaaagccaggagagaggacTG GATTCCAGTTAGCCTGGGACTTTATTATAGCGATCATCTCCATCAACCAAAAACTGCTGGAGGAATGGCCTGGGCTCCATCTTTGCATAAAGGCTCCTTGTCGGACAGTTGGATGTCCTGCTGAATTTGTCTGGCCAGATCTGGAAGATAAGATGCCTGT GTTCAAAGAAGACATTAAAACTTGTGGAATTTGTGCCCATCGATTTGAAACAGAGCTTCTGTTACCCAAAG tTCCAAACAAACCAAGCAGAACCGAGGTTCCTAGCCAATATTATATCACCAGCTATGGGAATGCTACCTTTGGAACCAGCACTGTCCATGTGGAAAGACAG AACATCTTGGATAAATGA